Proteins from a single region of Chloroflexota bacterium:
- a CDS encoding serine/threonine-protein kinase, giving the protein MDTLIGRTLGQYEILEEIGRGGMGAVFKARHKILNRFFAIKILAPHLVFDQQFVARFRQEARATSEIPHDHIVRVVDIAEEDGIHYIAMEFIDGQTLAHLLESGRKFSLPETITLAQAIGSALDFAHAHGIIHRDVKPSNILIDKQDKAFLTDFGIAKAAAGTRVTRTGTAIGTPEYMSPEQAQGDEIDSRSDLYSLAVVLYEMLTGSNPFRADTPMASAYRTVHTPAAPIRAVRVELPANVEQALATALAKKPARRFADCGALVAALEGTGSAVVAGAPDAEERAGAPHARRRAFVPLVVAALLAVVVIGMVAGYAVRPDWFAPVLGEFGAPPDAAPLPQPTPTAFAAVIPPVPAIKSIVTRGGGVIELSPFPDSLSEFTMRGSRPQPLGNLLLVQTKSHWFWLKAEGGAVPTYGVSDAGTDQWTSIDALADYQPVPTPKDSYLESRLKLLQLAMPSSLFSTADDPMSGLIRVSTKSTGEVIGEIAYASGRYYFFVPTVAMGADGKGTWVRLYAGELSGRSELKVALVLPPTPTPTLTPTVTRTPVPTLTRTPTLPPPPTPTRTPVPPTPTETPVPPTPTPIIAGRLAIPICAGKCETKLDQQIILVNVSDPAKYTVVALAATDPQFQEDGKRLLFRSIAWSDSGLGRSEGIYFYDFPGSSFARVSGAPDDAYPVFSKGRVVFTSIRDVSRNPHLFIVDRYGFDEKPPTIGAQTTTLIPDARWPSFSEASGLFAYVGCIRSSCGIWTTDDKGYALQNACCRLTPGASDTAPDWSRDGQWLVYVSRDNPAPEIHLVNRNSRDGRGRRVLAAEGQNVAPTWSPNGKWIAYLSNRDGQWAVWLVGFDDPSANFKLLDLPGVLIDPAGRRMDWGLP; this is encoded by the coding sequence ATGGATACCTTGATCGGCCGCACGCTCGGCCAATACGAAATACTGGAAGAGATCGGCCGCGGCGGGATGGGCGCCGTCTTCAAGGCGCGCCACAAAATCCTGAACCGCTTCTTCGCGATCAAGATACTGGCGCCGCATCTGGTGTTCGACCAGCAGTTCGTCGCGCGCTTCCGGCAGGAGGCGCGCGCCACCAGCGAAATCCCGCACGACCACATCGTGCGGGTGGTCGATATTGCCGAGGAAGATGGAATCCACTACATCGCGATGGAGTTCATCGACGGCCAGACCCTGGCTCACCTGTTGGAATCCGGCCGGAAGTTCAGCCTGCCGGAGACCATTACGCTTGCGCAAGCGATTGGTTCCGCGCTCGATTTTGCCCATGCGCACGGCATCATCCATCGTGATGTCAAGCCGAGCAATATCCTGATCGACAAGCAAGACAAAGCGTTCCTGACCGACTTCGGCATCGCCAAAGCGGCGGCAGGCACGCGCGTAACGCGCACCGGCACGGCCATCGGCACACCCGAATATATGTCACCGGAGCAGGCGCAGGGGGATGAGATCGACAGCCGCAGCGATTTGTATTCGCTCGCGGTCGTGTTGTACGAGATGCTGACCGGCTCCAACCCATTCCGCGCCGACACGCCGATGGCTTCAGCGTATCGGACGGTACACACGCCGGCGGCGCCGATCCGCGCGGTGCGGGTTGAACTGCCGGCCAATGTAGAACAGGCATTGGCGACGGCGCTGGCCAAGAAACCAGCCCGCCGCTTTGCGGACTGCGGCGCGCTCGTTGCCGCGCTCGAAGGCACGGGTTCGGCAGTCGTCGCCGGAGCGCCTGATGCGGAAGAGCGTGCCGGTGCGCCGCATGCCCGTCGGCGTGCCTTCGTGCCGTTAGTCGTCGCGGCACTGCTGGCAGTCGTCGTGATCGGCATGGTGGCCGGGTACGCCGTCAGGCCCGATTGGTTCGCGCCAGTGCTGGGCGAGTTTGGCGCGCCACCGGACGCGGCGCCGTTGCCCCAGCCCACGCCTACCGCGTTCGCGGCGGTCATCCCACCCGTCCCCGCCATCAAGAGCATCGTCACCCGAGGCGGCGGCGTTATTGAGTTGTCGCCGTTCCCTGACTCGCTGAGCGAATTCACGATGCGCGGCAGCCGGCCCCAGCCGCTCGGCAACCTGCTCCTCGTCCAGACCAAATCGCATTGGTTCTGGCTGAAAGCCGAGGGCGGCGCCGTTCCCACCTACGGGGTATCGGACGCGGGCACCGATCAGTGGACGAGCATCGACGCGCTGGCGGACTACCAACCGGTACCAACCCCGAAGGATTCATATTTGGAAAGTCGGCTCAAGTTGTTGCAGTTGGCTATGCCATCCAGCCTCTTTTCCACGGCAGACGATCCGATGAGCGGTCTCATCCGCGTCAGCACCAAGAGCACCGGCGAAGTGATTGGGGAGATTGCGTATGCAAGCGGGCGTTACTACTTCTTTGTCCCCACTGTGGCTATGGGTGCAGATGGGAAAGGCACGTGGGTTCGTCTGTACGCGGGCGAGTTGTCGGGGCGAAGCGAGCTCAAGGTCGCACTGGTTCTGCCGCCAACTCCCACCCCGACGCTAACGCCAACGGTCACCCGTACGCCCGTACCGACGCTCACGCGCACGCCGACGCTTCCGCCGCCTCCCACGCCGACTCGCACACCGGTACCGCCCACGCCGACCGAAACGCCGGTACCGCCCACGCCCACGCCGATCATTGCCGGACGCTTGGCTATACCGATCTGTGCCGGCAAATGCGAAACGAAGCTGGATCAGCAAATCATTCTGGTCAACGTCAGCGATCCAGCGAAGTACACGGTGGTAGCCCTGGCTGCGACTGACCCCCAGTTCCAGGAAGACGGCAAGCGTCTATTGTTCCGATCAATTGCATGGTCCGATAGCGGTCTGGGCCGCAGCGAAGGCATCTATTTCTATGACTTCCCCGGCTCCAGCTTCGCGCGTGTGTCTGGAGCGCCGGATGATGCATACCCGGTTTTCAGCAAAGGACGCGTCGTATTCACTTCCATTCGGGATGTCTCGCGCAATCCGCACCTCTTCATTGTCGATCGCTACGGTTTTGACGAGAAACCGCCAACGATCGGCGCCCAGACGACCACACTGATTCCGGACGCGCGCTGGCCGTCGTTCTCCGAGGCGTCGGGTCTATTTGCATACGTCGGTTGCATTCGCTCCAGTTGCGGCATCTGGACGACCGACGACAAAGGCTATGCGCTGCAAAACGCTTGTTGCCGGCTAACGCCTGGCGCGTCTGACACCGCGCCCGACTGGTCGCGCGACGGGCAGTGGCTCGTATACGTGTCGCGCGATAACCCAGCGCCGGAAATTCATCTGGTGAACCGCAACTCGCGCGACGGCCGCGGGCGCAGAGTGCTGGCCGCCGAAGGCCAAAATGTCGCGCCGACCTGGTCGCCCAACGGCAAGTGGATTGCCTACTTGTCGAATCGAGACGGCCAATGGGCCGTGTGGCTGGTTGGCTTTGACGATCCGAGCGCGAATTTCAAGCTCCTCGATTTGCCAGGCGTCCTGATCGATCCGGCTGGTCGGCGAATGGATTGGGGCTTGCCGTGA